In the genome of Gemmatimonadota bacterium, one region contains:
- the recF gene encoding DNA replication/repair protein RecF — MHLLGLSLSHFRNYASLSLSCDLQTNVFIGSNGQGKTNLLEAVYYLCVARSCREAQDRDLVRMGADHFLIQGQGRSAEGREVEVQIRYARPSGKKVFVNESPRRNLSDLYGILAAVVISPDDRRLVQGSPGSRRRFLDIAISQSNAAYLSALQEYRRVVRQRNEALRAYQERPGKTEGLEVWNAPLVALGCRIMRKRVEVVEDLKEEASRIHAAVSDHNECLEIDYAPSFEYEALADVEHAFEEALDRAEPRERARCMTVVGPHRDDLSIRMNGVSLQAFGSQGQHKTAATALKLAEARFLWRRLQAPPLLLLDDIFAEIDAARTDRLMEMVPAYGQTFITTAKESDIGDYRRGITRFRVHGGAVTPYD; from the coding sequence GTGCACCTTCTAGGGCTGTCCCTCAGTCATTTCAGGAATTATGCATCTCTGTCGCTGTCCTGTGATTTACAAACGAACGTTTTCATCGGATCGAACGGACAAGGAAAGACCAACCTCCTGGAAGCGGTATACTACCTGTGCGTGGCCCGGTCCTGCCGCGAGGCACAGGACCGGGATCTCGTGCGGATGGGTGCGGACCACTTCCTGATACAGGGGCAGGGCCGGTCCGCGGAGGGCAGGGAGGTCGAGGTACAGATCAGGTACGCCCGCCCGTCGGGGAAGAAGGTTTTTGTAAACGAATCACCCCGTCGGAACCTTTCGGACCTGTACGGTATTCTGGCGGCCGTCGTGATTTCGCCGGACGACCGGAGGCTGGTCCAGGGCTCGCCGGGCTCGCGCCGGCGATTCCTCGACATCGCGATCTCGCAGTCCAACGCGGCGTATCTTTCGGCCCTGCAGGAATACAGGCGGGTGGTCCGCCAACGAAACGAAGCGTTGCGCGCGTACCAGGAGCGGCCGGGCAAGACGGAGGGACTGGAGGTCTGGAACGCCCCGCTGGTCGCGCTGGGCTGCCGCATCATGAGAAAGCGGGTGGAAGTCGTCGAGGACCTGAAGGAAGAAGCCAGCCGCATTCACGCCGCCGTCAGCGACCACAACGAGTGCCTCGAGATCGACTACGCGCCCTCCTTCGAATACGAGGCCCTCGCCGATGTAGAGCACGCCTTCGAGGAGGCGCTGGACCGCGCCGAGCCGCGGGAGAGGGCGCGGTGCATGACGGTGGTGGGCCCCCACCGGGACGACCTCTCCATCCGGATGAACGGAGTCTCGCTGCAGGCGTTCGGTTCGCAGGGACAGCACAAGACGGCGGCGACGGCCCTGAAGCTGGCGGAAGCCCGCTTTCTGTGGCGCCGGCTGCAGGCCCCGCCGCTGCTGCTCCTGGATGATATATTCGCGGAGATCGACGCCGCCAGGACGGACCGCCTGATGGAAATGGTACCCGCCTACGGCCAGACCTTCATTACGACGGCCAAGGAAAGCGATATCGGGGACTACCGCCGGGGGATCACCCGGTTCCGCGTCCACGGAGGCGCGGTGACGCCCTATGACTGA
- the gyrA gene encoding DNA gyrase subunit A, whose translation MAVEQHDNIQPIFIEDEMKSSYLDFSMSVNLSRAIPDVRDGFKPSQRRILVAMRDLNLTPGRPTRKCAKIVGQTIGDYHPHGDLAVYDTLARMAQPFSMRYPMVFGQGNFGSVDGDPPGAMRYTESRMSRLAIEMMEDIDKNTVDFMPNYDESKDEPTVLPGKFPNLLCNGSLGIGVGMASNLPSHNLGEVVDGIVAVIDHPEITIGELAAHIQGPDFATGAIIYGRNAINEYFHTGRGKIKVRARTTIEVHEQSEKETIVVTEIPYKVNKSSLIEKIADLVREKQILGITDIRDESDRSGMRIAIDVRRDIPGNIVLNHLFKMTPLETTIGVTMLALVDGRPRVLNIKECIQHFIDHRHEVLVRRTTFDLEKAEQRAHIVEGLRVALDNVDRVIEVIRGSHTGEEAMEVLGDEFALSRAQVEAILDMRLQRLTGLERDKLEEEYEELVARIADYRDILSRLERRMQIIKDEMIDLKERYGDERRTELIDIEGDLSIEDLIADEEMVITISHAGYVKRLPMDTYRSQNRGGKGITGMKTREEDFVEHLFSASTHSYILFFTNRGKCYWLKVWEIPEAGRTARGKAVVNLLQLDQGESIAAFLPIRNFDDEHYILMVTRGGLVKKTVLSAYGNPRRNGIVALNILEGDALIEALLTDGDNDIVIASQNGQAVRFHESDVRTMGRGAQGVRGIRLGEGDRVVGMLASDRDTTLLSVTENGYGKRTDIENYRLTRRHSKGVSNIRTSERNGPVVSIHAVSDEDELMIITTNGLIIRLPVRDLRPIGRNTQGVRLINLGEGDRVIDVSRITPGDEEDDPATSETDESPGSDGDEEG comes from the coding sequence ATGGCGGTAGAACAACACGACAACATCCAGCCGATCTTCATCGAAGACGAGATGAAGAGTTCCTATCTCGACTTCTCCATGAGCGTGAACCTGTCCCGGGCGATCCCGGACGTCCGTGACGGGTTCAAGCCGTCCCAGCGGCGCATTCTCGTGGCGATGCGCGACCTGAACCTCACGCCGGGACGGCCCACGCGGAAGTGCGCCAAGATCGTCGGCCAGACGATCGGGGACTACCACCCCCATGGCGACCTGGCCGTGTACGATACCCTCGCGCGGATGGCCCAGCCCTTCAGCATGCGCTACCCCATGGTCTTCGGCCAGGGCAATTTCGGATCCGTCGACGGCGATCCGCCGGGCGCCATGCGGTACACCGAATCGCGGATGTCCCGCCTGGCCATCGAGATGATGGAGGATATAGACAAGAACACGGTCGATTTCATGCCCAACTACGACGAGTCGAAAGACGAGCCGACCGTGCTGCCGGGCAAGTTCCCCAACCTGCTCTGCAACGGCTCGCTCGGCATCGGCGTGGGCATGGCCTCCAACCTCCCTTCCCATAACCTCGGCGAAGTGGTGGACGGTATCGTGGCGGTGATCGACCACCCGGAAATCACGATCGGGGAGCTCGCCGCGCACATCCAGGGACCCGATTTCGCCACCGGCGCCATCATCTACGGCCGCAACGCGATCAACGAGTATTTCCACACCGGCCGCGGGAAGATCAAGGTGCGCGCCCGCACGACGATCGAGGTGCACGAGCAAAGCGAGAAGGAAACCATCGTCGTCACGGAGATCCCCTACAAGGTCAACAAGTCCAGCCTGATCGAGAAGATCGCGGACCTCGTCCGGGAGAAGCAGATCCTGGGCATTACCGACATACGGGACGAGTCGGACCGGTCGGGCATGCGCATCGCCATCGACGTGCGGCGGGACATCCCGGGCAACATCGTGCTCAACCACCTCTTCAAGATGACGCCGCTGGAGACCACCATCGGCGTCACCATGCTGGCGCTCGTGGACGGGCGGCCCCGGGTCCTGAACATCAAGGAGTGCATCCAGCACTTCATCGACCACCGTCACGAGGTGCTGGTGCGCCGGACCACCTTCGACCTCGAGAAAGCCGAGCAGCGGGCTCATATCGTGGAAGGCCTGCGCGTCGCGCTGGACAACGTGGACCGCGTGATCGAAGTCATCCGCGGATCGCATACCGGCGAGGAGGCCATGGAGGTCCTGGGAGACGAGTTCGCCCTGTCCCGCGCCCAGGTCGAGGCCATCCTGGACATGCGCCTGCAGCGCCTGACCGGGCTGGAACGAGACAAGCTGGAGGAAGAATACGAAGAGCTGGTCGCGCGGATCGCCGATTACCGGGACATCCTCTCGCGCCTGGAACGGCGGATGCAGATCATCAAGGACGAGATGATCGACCTGAAGGAGCGCTACGGCGACGAACGGCGGACCGAGCTGATCGACATCGAGGGCGATCTCAGCATCGAGGACCTGATCGCCGACGAGGAAATGGTCATCACCATATCTCACGCCGGCTACGTCAAGCGCCTGCCCATGGACACCTACCGCAGCCAGAACCGCGGCGGCAAGGGGATCACCGGCATGAAGACCCGGGAAGAGGATTTCGTCGAGCACCTCTTCTCCGCCTCGACCCACTCCTACATCCTGTTCTTCACGAACCGCGGCAAATGCTACTGGCTCAAGGTGTGGGAGATCCCCGAAGCCGGCCGCACCGCCCGCGGCAAGGCCGTCGTCAACCTGCTGCAGCTCGACCAAGGAGAGAGCATCGCGGCCTTCCTGCCGATCAGGAACTTCGACGACGAGCATTATATCCTGATGGTGACGCGGGGTGGCCTGGTTAAGAAAACCGTGCTGTCGGCCTATGGGAATCCCCGGCGGAACGGCATCGTGGCGCTGAACATCCTCGAGGGCGACGCCCTCATCGAGGCCCTGCTGACCGACGGCGACAACGACATCGTCATCGCCAGCCAGAACGGCCAGGCCGTCCGCTTCCACGAGAGCGACGTCCGGACGATGGGCCGCGGCGCTCAGGGGGTGCGGGGCATACGCCTCGGCGAAGGCGACCGGGTCGTGGGCATGCTGGCGTCGGATCGGGACACCACGCTGCTGTCCGTCACGGAGAACGGCTACGGGAAGCGGACGGACATCGAGAACTACCGGCTGACCCGCCGCCACAGCAAGGGCGTGAGCAACATACGCACCAGCGAACGCAACGGCCCCGTCGTGTCGATTCACGCGGTCTCCGACGAAGACGAGCTGATGATCATTACCACGAACGGCCTCATCATACGCCTGCCGGTCCGCGACCTGCGCCCCATCGGCCGGAACACTCAGGGCGTCCGGCTCATCAACCTGGGCGAGGGGGACCGGGTGATCGATGTTTCCAGGATTACGCCGGGCGACGAAGAGGACGATCCGGCGACTTCCGAGACGGACGAATCACCCGGATCGGACGGCGACGAGGAGGGTTGA
- a CDS encoding DUF721 domain-containing protein has translation MTEDPNVTRLKKSTTLGDALRELVRNLGMEGKLEEQQAVERWPRVVGERVAAHARAVFFDGGKLFVECDSATWSQELHYMKPDILNRLDRSFGRPLVRDIIFTNTRR, from the coding sequence ATGACTGAGGATCCTAACGTGACGCGGCTGAAGAAGAGCACCACCCTCGGCGACGCACTCCGGGAATTGGTGCGCAACCTGGGCATGGAAGGCAAGCTGGAGGAACAGCAGGCCGTGGAACGTTGGCCCCGGGTCGTCGGGGAGCGTGTCGCGGCGCACGCGAGAGCGGTCTTCTTCGACGGCGGAAAGCTGTTCGTGGAGTGCGACAGCGCCACATGGAGCCAGGAGCTGCACTACATGAAGCCGGACATTCTGAACCGACTGGACCGGTCTTTCGGCAGACCCCTGGTCCGGGACATCATATTCACCAATACCAGAAGGTAA
- the gyrB gene encoding DNA topoisomerase (ATP-hydrolyzing) subunit B has product MSETRENSPDRLDRPDRPDHPENLDRPGRPEHSNSPGLPETGPGTPDNDQYDAENIQVLKGLEGVRKRPAMYIGSTSASGLHHLVEEVMQNAIDEHLQGFGDTIKVYIEEDGRITVIDNGRGIPVEMHPTENRPAVEVVMTMLHAGGKFDNKSYKVSGGLHGVGVSVVNALAEWLVVEVRRDGKIYYQRYEQGIPVCDLEVRGETTENGTTVSFKPDDEIFDSTEFNFDHIAHRFRELAFLNRHMRIELHEEARGKSAIFEYRGGIVEFVEYLNENKTAIHDTIGIRQERDGNQIDVAFQYNDGYQENIFTYANTVRTSEGGFHLVGFKTALTRSINNYAQRNNLLKNLKVPITGDDTREGITAIVSVIIPDPQFEGQTKEKLGNSDIRGVVESVVGEGLSVYLEEHPATAKRIVEKCIQAAVSRDAARKARELTRRKSALENTTLPGKLADCTLKDPMACEIYLVEGDSAGGTAKSGRDKTFQAILPLWGKPLNVEKARIDTVLSNDKLQPIITALGVGIDEDFDLTRLRYGRVIIMADADHDGLHIRTLLLTFLFRYMRPLVEHGHVLIAQPPLYRVRKGRREDYLKNDRELWEYLLNQSVDRTKVQRADANGNGHALTEDNLLAHLREMMDFEEQIGRLVKTGMKREHILDMLRDRDQYDAYRRDLRDRAEERKAQEEAGEVPVPVDPVEEALDPSLYGRLRKLCGRLEDVIDSEMVVSTDKTEKRVRGVGKLIDAVLDVGREGATISRYKGLAEMDAEELWQTTMNPETRTLLRVTLDDAVEADRIFTILMGDNVAARNDFIQRNALLVNNLDLH; this is encoded by the coding sequence ATGTCAGAAACACGCGAAAACTCGCCGGACCGCCTGGACCGCCCGGACCGCCCGGATCACCCGGAAAACCTGGACCGCCCAGGCCGTCCGGAACACTCGAACAGCCCGGGATTGCCGGAGACGGGCCCCGGCACCCCGGATAACGATCAGTACGACGCGGAGAACATCCAGGTCCTCAAAGGGCTCGAGGGGGTTCGCAAGCGGCCCGCCATGTACATCGGGAGCACCAGCGCCTCCGGCCTGCATCATCTCGTGGAAGAGGTGATGCAGAACGCGATCGATGAGCATCTCCAGGGGTTCGGCGATACGATCAAGGTGTACATCGAAGAAGACGGGCGGATCACCGTGATCGACAACGGCCGCGGCATTCCGGTCGAAATGCACCCCACGGAGAACCGGCCGGCTGTGGAAGTCGTCATGACCATGCTCCACGCCGGCGGGAAGTTCGACAACAAGTCCTACAAGGTATCGGGGGGCCTGCACGGCGTGGGCGTGTCGGTGGTCAACGCCCTGGCCGAATGGCTGGTCGTCGAGGTGCGCCGCGACGGGAAGATCTACTACCAGCGGTACGAGCAGGGCATCCCCGTTTGCGACCTGGAGGTCCGGGGCGAGACGACGGAGAACGGGACGACCGTCTCCTTCAAGCCCGACGACGAGATCTTCGACTCGACGGAGTTCAATTTCGACCACATCGCCCACCGTTTCCGGGAACTGGCCTTCCTGAACCGCCACATGCGCATCGAGCTGCACGAGGAGGCCAGGGGCAAATCCGCCATATTCGAGTACCGCGGCGGCATCGTCGAGTTCGTCGAGTACCTGAACGAGAACAAGACGGCCATCCATGACACCATCGGCATCCGCCAGGAACGGGACGGCAACCAGATCGACGTCGCCTTCCAGTACAACGACGGCTACCAGGAGAACATCTTCACCTATGCCAACACCGTGCGGACATCGGAGGGCGGCTTCCACCTCGTGGGCTTCAAGACGGCCCTCACCCGTTCCATCAACAACTACGCCCAGCGGAACAACCTGTTGAAGAACCTCAAGGTGCCCATCACCGGCGACGACACGCGGGAAGGCATCACCGCCATCGTCAGCGTGATCATTCCCGATCCCCAGTTCGAGGGCCAGACCAAGGAGAAGCTCGGCAACAGCGATATCCGCGGCGTCGTGGAGTCGGTGGTCGGCGAGGGACTCTCGGTGTATCTGGAAGAACATCCGGCCACGGCGAAGAGGATCGTCGAAAAGTGCATCCAGGCGGCGGTTTCCCGAGACGCCGCCCGCAAGGCGCGGGAACTGACCCGCCGGAAGAGCGCGCTGGAAAACACCACCCTGCCCGGCAAGCTGGCCGACTGCACCCTGAAGGACCCCATGGCCTGCGAGATCTACCTCGTCGAGGGCGATTCGGCCGGCGGCACGGCCAAGTCGGGCCGCGACAAGACCTTCCAGGCCATCCTTCCCCTCTGGGGCAAGCCGCTCAACGTGGAGAAGGCCCGCATCGACACGGTGCTGAGCAACGACAAGCTCCAGCCCATCATCACCGCGCTCGGGGTCGGCATCGACGAGGATTTCGACCTGACTCGTCTCCGTTACGGGCGCGTGATCATCATGGCGGACGCCGACCATGACGGGCTGCACATCCGCACGTTGCTGCTGACCTTCCTGTTCCGCTACATGCGTCCGCTGGTGGAGCACGGCCACGTCCTGATCGCCCAGCCGCCGCTCTACCGCGTGCGCAAGGGCCGCCGGGAGGACTACCTCAAGAACGACCGGGAGCTCTGGGAATACCTCCTGAACCAGAGCGTGGACCGCACGAAGGTGCAGCGGGCGGACGCGAACGGCAACGGGCACGCCCTGACCGAAGACAACCTGCTGGCCCATCTCCGCGAGATGATGGACTTCGAAGAACAGATCGGACGGCTTGTCAAGACGGGCATGAAGCGCGAACACATCCTGGATATGCTGAGAGACCGGGACCAGTACGACGCATACCGGAGAGACCTGCGCGACCGGGCGGAAGAAAGGAAAGCGCAGGAAGAAGCCGGCGAAGTCCCGGTGCCCGTGGATCCCGTCGAAGAGGCCCTGGACCCCTCCCTGTACGGCCGGCTTCGGAAACTGTGCGGCCGGCTGGAGGACGTCATCGACAGCGAGATGGTGGTCAGCACGGACAAGACCGAGAAGCGGGTCAGGGGAGTCGGCAAGCTGATCGACGCGGTGCTGGACGTGGGACGCGAGGGCGCCACCATCTCGCGATACAAGGGGCTGGCCGAGATGGACGCCGAAGAGCTGTGGCAGACCACGATGAACCCCGAAACCCGCACGCTGCTCCGGGTCACCCTGGACGACGCGGTGGAGGCGGACCGGATCTTCACGATCCTCATGGGCGACAACGTGGCCGCGCGGAACGATTTCATCCAGCGGAACGCCCTGCTGGTCAACAACCTGGACCTGCACTGA